The nucleotide window GCATACTTCTAATTTGTCCATTTATTTATAACATGGAGTTTATGGCCTTTGGTGCAAGTGCATTTATGCTGTAAACACAAAACAGGTGTAGAAATTTGGTGAGAAAGCAGTAACGCTTCCTCCACAAGTAATGAAATCTTTTCTTGCTATCAACCTTGAAGATAGTACCTTCAGGCTCTTATCTTTCAGTAGTTTAACATACAAATTTGGCGTTTGCTTGATTTCCAGGGTTTTCCACAATTTTTACAAGAAGACCTTCATCAAGCAATTGTAATCGGGTTGTATAACTAACCATGTTTCTCAAAATACATGTCATAAATAGCTGATAATAATAAGGAGTGTATTCACTGAAAATAATTATTGAAGTAAACTATTAACTTTTGCATTAGAAACACCTGGATAATCTATAAATGGTGCAACATACTTTTTCTCATTCAAAATAGGTCTCTGGTAATCTTTCAGGGAGTACAGTTTATCCAATTGGTAAAATTCAGTGTTGTCAGATTGTACGCATTACCTCAGTCCAATTGGGCGGAAGCCGTCCTTATCAAGCAGCACTCACCTATCACTGGTTTAGCAGTGTGTGACTTGCACGACCCCTATCCTTTCTTTTATGAGGATGACAGAGGTAGCGAAGTTGTgagtacacaaaataaaataaataatttaattctaCAAAACGGGCAGGGGTCATTGCCTCTCCTGTGCATGACAGTGCCTTCTCTGTCCGAGCCAGGAATTAAAGTCAGGACTCTGGAAGTGTGAAGTAGCACAACTACCCATTTCTTCAAGTGTCCTACACCTATAATGTAATGGTATCTAATGTTCACTCTTTAGTATCGTGACCCAGCAATCGGAGTGCTAGACGATGATGATAATTTTTCTTTCTCAGTCTCCACCAGTGATTCGCCTCACCTAACAGGGTGTTCAGTTGGAAAGAAATTTAAACGGCTGATCAATACTGAATATGTGAAGTATTGCAACTAGtatggcgctatatgcaataaaaCTGGCCTGGTGAATAAAACACGGCTAGCACGGAGGCACCAAGTTGTCACGGAGCAGGTGGTAATAATGCAGACTGTAATTCAACCTcacaccataccataccataactTCACGAAGTTCTATCGTGCACTCATGTGAACCCTCCACATTTTCCCGGAGTTTGGACGGCACGGCAAGTCAGAACCGAACCCATCCGGCAGTCCTTCACTTACTGGCTCGCACGTCCTCCTAACTACACTCCCACTTCTGAGGTATCGCTCGGACAGGGTCGAGAAAGATACCTGCTCCAAAATAAAGGCCTGCTTCGCCATGAGCCGCTGGAGGAGCCTTTTGTTCTGGTGCCGCAGTTCCCGTAGCTGATCGAAGGAGGACATTTCTTCTTTCAGTTAATTATTCGCTGCTTCGATTCCAGCTTCTACTTCTACCGCCGTTTTCCGCGTGCAGCCGCCCACACCAACTGCCAGAGTTTTCTATTGCACCTCCAACTGCTTCTCGACTTTCACAGCAAGCAACAGCGACGCCGTTTAAACGAAGACCTCGCAACCCTCGCTTCGGATTGGTTGCCTCCGAGAAACCACGCCCACGACTATTCTCATATGCAGACGGCTTCAACATTCTCGTGTGTCGAAAAAACTGTTTGATATGTTTTGGCGTACTGCGGACTGCAGCCTTTACGTTCAGGGTGCACCGCCACAAATTCGCAGGTTAAGCCGACGGATTAGGTCTAGGGCGTTTTCTTGTTGTAGTGATGTATCCCATGGTCCCGCGCGGCCGCACGAGTTTGTGGTTGCCACGGTGACCACAGACGCGCATGGCGTTCTTGGCAGCCGAAACACAGGTTTGTGACTGTCCGGGGCGCAGGGAACATTGGGGGAGGAAGTGAAAGCCACACGGGGACGGTGTCCAGCTGGACCGGGATCGCTTGAGTTCTGACATCTCCTCGACAGGTGACAAGGGACACATCACCTTCTTAATGAGTTTCGAGTGGCGTCATCACCTGGGATCAGTTTCTCTTTACTGTGTAAATTTTTAAGTCAGCGCGCATCCTCCAGCTTGGGAGTAATGCAAGGAAGAGTATGGATACAGAGCGCCCGTCAATCAGTGACCCTGCCCAAAAGGAAAATCCGGCGAGACAACTGTGCCAGGAGGCAGACAAGCTCTGGGCCCAAGGTTTCCAGGCTCAGGCTACCACCTGCTACACTAGTGCCTTTGGACTGAATGCGGGTGCCACGGCTCAGTATGTCAGAGGTTTGAGTAAACAAGACCAGGAGCAAATTGTTGTCATCTTGGAGAACTGGTTGGACTGGAGACAAAGTGACAGACAGCCCTGTCCAGATGTGAGACCTGGGTTCAATTTAGGGCTGGCAGCTGTGTTCCTCTCAACAATCCGCCCCAACAATCTGCAGGCATCACTCTTCAAGATGGGAACTCTTCTAAAGAGTGGACGCTGTACAGAAGTGCTGGAAAAGTGCAACAGGCTGCTGGAAGAAACTTCAACAGGATTGGAAGAGCTGGGCACCAGTGTTCTGCCGGTTCTGTTGACTCGGGCTCTGGCCTGCCTTCTGCTGAACTCTCACTCTGATGATGGTGTCACAGATTACCTTCAAGCATTCCGAATGCAGCGTGGAGAGACTGTGCAATTTGTCACTAATAATCAGACAAAGCACCTCCCGCTGATTGTGCAGGCACTGCAGGATCACCAGCGTGTCCACATTGGGCAGCAGTTAGAGTCCGACTGTCACAACCTCTTAGTAGCACTCGTCCCGAATGCAGGTGGCACAAATGAAGATAGTTTAACTGATAACCTGAACCTACAAACTAAATGGGATGATGCGCAGCAGCACCAAAGCTCATCCTCCAGAAAGTCTCAGCGGCTAGTGGACAGTGCTGCTGCTCATTTCTCTGTTGGGGGTAGAGGAAGAGAACTGTTCCAGGACATCGCTTCTGCTTTTCAGCTGCACCCTGTTGCTGCTTTACGACGTGTTTCTGAAGTATTTGGCCCACAGACCCAAGCAATCATGCAGTCCCAGCTGCAGCAGCAGGTGGACCTTGAGCTGGCCTCATACAGAGAAGTGGTGCGTAGTAGACAGGACCTGAGGTCAACAGAGGGGGTAGAACTGCTTACACCCATAATTTCTGCACTACGGGCACTtgcccacatgaaaccagtaggAGGCAACCAGGAAATACTAGTGCAATTAGTAGACTGTCTTGTGCTGACAGGTAACTACGGTGAGGCTCTCAGTGTTTGTCGGGAGCTGCGCCAGCCCCAGAGTCCTCAGAGTTATGCCAATACCATTTTGGCTCTTCGTGGTTTTGCCTGGGTCCAGGCAGGTCAGCTGGACAGGGCTCTGGAAGACTTCAGAGCAGTGGTAGAACACCCAGCTCCCCATCCCAGCAGCTGTGTACGGGCATTGTGTGGACGGGGACTCCTCCGCATGCTGACTGGCAGCTCCTACCTGTCTGCACTAGACTATATCACTGCCAGCCAACTCAGACTGGAGGAGGCTGTCTTGGTGGTCAAATCCTACATTCCCTGGAATCAGCGTGGTCTGCTCTGCACTGTGCTGCAAGAGGAGGGACGAAAGATGCTACAGAAAGCTGCTGATAACTGTGATGGCAAGAAAAGATCTAGACATGAAGCAGCAGGCTCAACTAGTTGCCTTACTGCTAAAGAAGGGTAACCTCTCAGTTTTCCTGTATGTCTGCATGGCCCCTGGCTTCTGCATTCTATGCTTTACCTATTTGTTTACTTCACTACTTTTTGCAGTGATGCTGCTGCTGTCCACTGTCTGGCTTGCCTACTCATGGAACTTGACCCTAGTTGTGACCTCCCACGAATCCTAGCCACAGATGCCCTCTACAAACAAGGCCGCTCAGAGGAAGCATATCGACTGCTTCTGGTCGCCCAGGAAGCCCACTGCCCGCCTGTCCTGGCAAGACTTGCCCTTCTCCAGCTACGTCGCGGCTTCTTGTACGATGCCAACCAGGTGGGTAAATATGAAATCAAGAAACCAGAAGTGCTTCGGTATGGGGTTGCCCATGAACATTCTGATTGCATGATCTTTACAGGGTTTTAGACTCTTTTAAGAGCAGAGTGCTACATTTTCCTATTTGAAATTATTGTGGGTAATTTGTATATAGTCTAAGGCTTCTTTGTTTATAACTCCTTTATCTAGCTCCTAAAGAAGCTCATCCAGTTGGGGAACACATCCTGCTTGCTGCCCATTGTGGCACTGTGTAACCTTTCTGACCGCCAGCTATTGTGGCATCACTGCCATGCTGTCGCCACACACATTCTGGAGAGCCATCAGGGGGACACCTTTGTCAAAGAGAGTGTGGCTTATCTTTCACTGGCCATTATTGCCTCAGGTAGGTGCCAAACACTCAAGAATACATACCCATCTGGTATATATTGGGCAGACTGTCTAAAATATGACTGTAGAGAGTTGACATATGTGAGGTTTGTGAATGTAAATCAGATGGTATAGTAGATATAGCTAGGCTAATCAGTTTAGTCTAGCACCTATTATTGTAAATGTCATCTGAGGCACTTTGATGTATAGTTGGACTTGTTTATTGTCTTTTGTAGATTTGTCTTGTTTAGGGTGATACTGCCAACAAAGTGAGGATTTTTCTTTGCCATCTGCAACTGAAGCAGTAATAAAGGAGCAATGAGAGGATTCAGAACGGCACAAGCAGTGGCACATATAAGTAACAGAAGTGGGGTGATGTGAATATATTTTGGCAGCCAGCTCTCATATCGATCTTTAATAGAGAAATAACTTCTAAGGGTATTGTCCAGGCGGAGAACATTTCTTTGTCAGCAGCAAGCACAAGTGATCCCAAAACCATATCTAGTTGTGAGTTGGATTTTGCTCTTGGTCACTCACAGGTGGAGAGGCATTCAACTCTCTTTTGGCTCGAGCCCGTTGCTATGCACACTTGGGACAGTATAAGACAGCAGTGTTTGACTTCAGTGCCATCCTGCGGCTTGAGCCAAACAATGTGCAGGCATTGTGTGGCAGGGGCTTCACTCACTTGATCCTCAACCAGCAGAAGGTATGGACTTCTTGAATGCACAATGTTGTTCCTGTCAattttaatttgccatttatAACTatgtatccatctattttccaaaactgtttgtttttatttgagagTGGTAAAGATGTCTGTCCTGTCAACAGTGGGTATAAGGTAAGGGATGATTTCCCAGTTCCCAGGTTTGTGCCCAAACCTTAATAGGGCACATTTACAAAAACTCACTTATATGGAGCCATTTTAGAGATTCCAATTAATGTATTTGGAATGAAAAGAGAAACTGAggatatatggagaaaaataatgTGGACATTGGACAAATATGCAAatatcacagagagagagagatatgacaaGGAATCCTTGGAGCTGTGAGAATGTCACACCACATTTGTGATCAATTTATTATGATTCTACCAGAACTTTCAGTAAATCTGGGAAGATAAAAGAGAGGCAAGCAGGAATGGATCAAAAGCGAAAGAGATTATTTGAGATTCTCATAGTGATGAACACTTCATCATTTAAGACTGATGGATTAGGGATACAGGAAATAGTACTCGTGCTAAGATGTTCATGATCTTAGAGAGGCTTGGAATGATAGGAAGACAGCTGGAGAGTAAGAATGGAGAGACAGTGGAAAATAGAAAAACATGTTTCCACCATTACAGATTCATGGACTTTCCCTGTTCCATTGGTTAAACACAGACCCAGGTACACATTAGACTGGGCATACATAGCATCTTCAGAGAATGGGTTAGAATGTTTCAGCACACTGCAGAGAGACCCAAATTGAGTGCAGAGAAAATATGGTGGCACACTGAAGACACTCAATTATTTATAGTAAAATCTTTGAGTTAGGCCAGTAAATGAAGCGGAGGTGATTCACAATGGGAGACATTTTTCAGGAAGTGAGAAGCAATGAGCCATTCAGGGGCtctaaagatttgttttttttttttaattgctcaaGATTTTGCTTACTTGCCACTTTCGTCCTGTAGGAGGCGACAATGGACATCATTGCGGCAGTCAAAGTGGATGCAGCACATGTCACTCGGGATGTTCTTTCTCTGAAGGAGCAGGCAAGAGAGCTCATCTGTGGGTGGCTCTGTCAGTACTGCAGGGCATCCCTTTTTGAGTTCATTCAGCCTGAAGGTCCATCCTGCAGAGAGTCAGGCTTGAATGAAGTATTTCTAACAGCGGGCATGCTCATTAGCATCGATAGTGGCAGAAGCAACTGGCACCTTGTGTACATTGACATACTGTTGGCCCAAGGTAGGTGCATGCTGATACCTCCTTTGAGAAATTAGGGGAGTTCATGAGAATATGGGTGACCATGTTCATGTGGTCCACCAGTTAATCTGCTTTTTTTTACTGTGTAGGTAAGAACACTGATGCTATGGCACACCACCAAAAGATATTTGGAGTGGAACCAACAGAGCTACCAGCACGGGCCAGACTGGGGCTCATGGAGGCATTACAGGGGAATCTGACAGTTGCTGCTGAAGAGCTGAGCAAGATTGCTGAAGATGACACATCTACTCTTGACTTCCTACTGACTTTGCTCCCTGAAAAGCAGAAGCGAAGCCTAGCTCAGGTATGAAATGGCACTAAATGGTTATCCATCCAAATTTTCCCAAACTGTTGAGGGTGCTGGGAGTCggggcctatcctggcagcagcaGATGCAAAGGGAAGGACCAGTATAGGATAGAATGATAGTCCACCACTGAACACACTCAAATTCATAACCACACTCACACATTCAACAtcaatttaaagtcactaaaTACTCTAATACACATGTCTCTGGGATGTGGGATGAAAACCAGAATACCTAATGAACACCTACATTGAAATatggagaatgtgtaaactccacatagaccGTGACCAGGCCAGGGTTACAACCGGGAGCAGTGAGGCAGAACTGCATTGCAATTCCACAGCTTCCAAATAAGTAGCACATGGGAAATAAGGcttgtaaaatgtattatcagCTGCACTGTTTGCTGATTTCTTGGCAGTTGTTTCAAATTTCTCTGAATTCCTAGTATGGGTATCAAAAGTTGAAGAATTCCCGAGACTGATTCCTGAGACTGATGAAGTCTTACTATGGACTCTAAGGGTTACTGAGCTCTTGACAAGCAGGAGAGAAATGCAAAAAGCTATTGATCTGCAGGCACAGATGCATAGGGTTACAAATAATCTGATCTAAGGTTCAAAGGACCACTGCCTTCCTGGCACAAGTGTCAAGTATGCCCCCTTTCTTGCTGCAGTTACCAGTTGgaagtaagcacaaaagtggggaAGGGAACAGACGTGCAAACAGGAAACACTGCAACTGCAGCGCCTCTCCCTTTCCATTCGCTTGTCAAGGCTCAGGCGCCAGCTTGTTGATGCACAGACGCATTTCACAGCACTGCTGACCCAACTGTCACAAGGTTAATTACAGGCGCCGGCTGTGCCACAACAGCAGCTGGATTCTTCTATAAAACAGTCCACCTTGATCTACCGTGTAAACTAGAGATGGGATAGCCCTACCACACCAGAGAAAGGGGAACTCTTGTAGTAGAACCACATTATTCAGATTGGCCGACCAACTGCCAGTGCTGAAGACCAGACAGTTGTGCATAACACCTCTTCCATTGTAAATTAGTTCATcatgtgatttcatttttttgtttcccaATCTTTCCTCCTGCAGGTGGCAGCCCAAAAGGCAAGTTCACTTAGTGAGATGGGCCAGTCAAGCCAGGCACTTGGCTTATTGTCCTTGGCTACAAAGGCAGGTGGAGAAAAGCAGACCCAGTATTTACGCCAGCGAGCCTTCTGCCTGCTGCGGCTAGGCCACAATGAGCGGGCCATTCTGGATCTGGATCGTGTCATTCAAAGCCATTTGTTTCCTGCTACTGCCCAGAATCTCCGTGAGATGGTTCAGGACTACTGTGGACGTGGCCAGGGCCTTCTGCTTATGCACAAGCAGGACCCTGGTCTTGTGGACTTTTCTCAGGCTCTCGACCTAGATGCATTGTGCGCCGTGGCTTTTATTGAGTGTGGGTTGGGAAGAGTATGTTTGGTGCAACACTTCTTACAAGGAGCAATGCAACAATTTGAAAGGCAGCACCTTAAGGAGTCATGGCGCCTAGCTGGCTATGGCCTGCTCATTGATGAGAATAACTTGGAACTGCGGAAACTGAGGTCCAAGATCAAACGAGAAGCATCTGGCTCCTGTACTCTGAACTAAAAACACTGTATGGTACTGCATCTAGACCTTCTTCCAAAGTCAACCATCGTGTTATCATAATGTACCTGCAGGGATCATCTGTGGCATGCAAAACCGATTTTGTGCTGGTCACATTGTCTAGCAAGGCTGGAACCATCCCCAGACAGAACACCGGGGACACACCTATCCTATTTAGACTAACTAATCAAATGAAAAGCTATGGGAGGAAAACTGTGGGGTAAGTGTGTGGACTTCAAACAAAAGATGTACTGAGCTGAAGCCAAGAAGTGTTGAGACATCAGTGCAATCTACTCTGGCACTGTGCTGCCCCACCATTTTCCagtatcaataaaataaatactgtaacagGGTCCTTAACCCATGGACTACACTCCCAGTGTAACTTTGTCTGGGAAGAACTGAGAAACAGCTGCTGGACTTGCTGTCATTTCTTCATTGTCTATTaaagaaatttcaaaaaatttcTTGTTTGATTGTATCACTGTGCTGCCCACTGGGCATTTTGCTGGTTTGACACACCCGTGTCTGCCAGACTCGGCATACCTCACTTCACTATGTATTATGTGTCTCTGGACCTGGGATTTGACTGCCTGTTGCTCCcttatgaataataaaaaaagacatggaGATGGACAAGCCAATTCTGTCCAGAAACATTATATGTATAAATGGCATTGCCCTGAACTAAGACAGGTAAAAGAGAGCAAGCTGCAAAGGAGCAGGGTGACAATATGCACATGgagaaaaataatgaatgcaatCGAGTAGAATTTTAAGCATGCACGCTTCTGTCTGAGAAACATGTCACCTGGCCATGTCAGATGCCCCCTCGTTAGTGCTGAGCCGCTCTCCCTCCACTGCTAATGATGCCGCGGAGCTGACGGAGTTAATGGCTGTCACCTTCCATCTCTCAGGCAAGCTAATTAAAGCAGCTAATAAAGCGCTAATGAGCTGGAACATCTCGTCAGCCCAGCTATCAGCACTGTGCCAGTGCAATTTCACACCTGACTGAGGCTAATGCCCAGTGCCCTCTGTCCTATAACCACCAATCAGAGTGGAGATGCACTCTATGCATTGCTAAT belongs to Polypterus senegalus isolate Bchr_013 unplaced genomic scaffold, ASM1683550v1 scaffold_3057, whole genome shotgun sequence and includes:
- the ttc34 gene encoding tetratricopeptide repeat protein 34; amino-acid sequence: MDTERPSISDPAQKENPARQLCQEADKLWAQGFQAQATTCYTSAFGLNAGATAQYVRGLSKQDQEQIVVILENWLDWRQSDRQPCPDVRPGFNLGLAAVFLSTIRPNNLQASLFKMGTLLKSGRCTEVLEKCNRLLEETSTGLEELGTSVLPVLLTRALACLLLNSHSDDGVTDYLQAFRMQRGETVQFVTNNQTKHLPLIVQALQDHQRVHIGQQLESDCHNLLVALVPNAGGTNEDSLTDNLNLQTKWDDAQQHQSSSSRKSQRLVDSAAAHFSVGGRGRELFQDIASAFQLHPVAALRRVSEVFGPQTQAIMQSQLQQQVDLELASYREVVRSRQDLRSTEGVELLTPIISALRALAHMKPVGGNQEILVQLVDCLVLTGNYGEALSVCRELRQPQSPQSYANTILALRGFAWVQAGQLDRALEDFRAVVEHPAPHPSSCVRALCGRGLLRMLTGSSYLSALDYITASQLRLEEAVLVVKSYIPWNQRGLLCTVLQEEGRKMLQKAADNCDGKKRSRHEAAGSTSCLTAKEGDAAAVHCLACLLMELDPSCDLPRILATDALYKQGRSEEAYRLLLVAQEAHCPPVLARLALLQLRRGFLYDANQLLKKLIQLGNTSCLLPIVALCNLSDRQLLWHHCHAVATHILESHQGDTFVKESVAYLSLAIIASGGEAFNSLLARARCYAHLGQYKTAVFDFSAILRLEPNNVQALCGRGFTHLILNQQKEATMDIIAAVKVDAAHVTRDVLSLKEQARELICGWLCQYCRASLFEFIQPEGPSCRESGLNEVFLTAGMLISIDSGRSNWHLVYIDILLAQGKNTDAMAHHQKIFGVEPTELPARARLGLMEALQGNLTVAAEELSKIAEDDTSTLDFLLTLLPEKQKRSLAQVAAQKASSLSEMGQSSQALGLLSLATKAGGEKQTQYLRQRAFCLLRLGHNERAILDLDRVIQSHLFPATAQNLREMVQDYCGRGQGLLLMHKQDPGLVDFSQALDLDALCAVAFIECGLGRVCLVQHFLQGAMQQFERQHLKESWRLAGYGLLIDENNLELRKLRSKIKREASGSCTLN